In a genomic window of Candidatus Cetobacterium colombiensis:
- a CDS encoding heavy metal translocating P-type ATPase, which yields MKRRYRVGNVTCQSCVALIEKILKSTEGVIEAGVNLATEELFVEYDEKKITEADFIQKLTALGYTTEEIKDLKTVTFSIKGLHCQSCVGTVEKVISGMKGVDSIVVNLASEKGTVTYDSTQVKLSEMFHLIEKFGYKGERITEEVIDKREEEKKAELKREFNEFLVAIIFGLIIFYISMGSMVGLPIPHIINYDENPKLFATIQLLLSIPVVYVGRDFYISGFKKLRSKAPNMDSLIAMGTGAAFVYSLYGTLKVYEGDFGFVHNLYYESGVVIIALISLGKYLENISKGKTSEAIKKLMSLQSKRANLFRNGKIVTVDIEEVEVGDILLIKPGESIPTDGVVVDGLSSVDEAMLTGESIPVKKIEGMKLYGATINGTGSLKMKVTEIGENTTLSRIIRLVENAQGSKAPIARMADIISSYFVPTVIGIAVIASLVWYIIGTLGLITLNATPSVFALTILISVLVIACPCSLGLATPTAIMVGTGRGAELGILIKSGEALEKTCKVDTVVFDKTGTITAGRPTVTDIVSHKFEDTVILKVVGSLEQNSEHPLADAIMREVNLRKVDLYSVKSFNSITGEGVTGTLEDTPVGDVEVLVGNKKLMDRYSINIEEHLKEGEKLFDQGKTVIYIAARDTYLGMIAIADKVRESSKDVITELKSIGIDVIMLTGDNERTAKAIAKEVGLTKVIAEVSPEQKYSQIKKLQISGKKVAMVGDGINDSPALTQADIGIAVGGGADIALESADIVLMSKNIKDVPKAIELSRETMKNIKQNLFWAFIYNGLGIPVAAGILYPFTGHLLNPMIAGAAMAMSSVSVVSNALRLKWFK from the coding sequence ATGAAAAGAAGATATAGAGTTGGAAACGTAACTTGTCAAAGTTGTGTAGCTTTAATTGAAAAAATTTTAAAGTCTACTGAAGGGGTAATAGAAGCTGGAGTAAATTTAGCTACAGAGGAATTATTTGTTGAGTATGATGAAAAGAAAATAACAGAAGCTGATTTTATTCAGAAATTGACAGCATTAGGTTATACTACAGAAGAAATAAAGGATTTAAAAACAGTCACTTTTTCTATAAAGGGACTTCATTGTCAAAGTTGTGTAGGTACTGTTGAAAAAGTTATTTCAGGAATGAAAGGAGTAGATTCAATAGTTGTAAATTTAGCTAGTGAAAAAGGAACAGTTACTTATGATTCTACACAGGTTAAGCTTTCTGAAATGTTTCATCTAATAGAAAAATTTGGATATAAAGGTGAACGTATAACAGAAGAAGTTATAGATAAAAGAGAAGAAGAAAAAAAAGCAGAATTAAAAAGAGAGTTTAATGAATTTCTAGTTGCAATTATATTTGGGTTAATTATTTTTTATATATCTATGGGAAGTATGGTAGGGCTACCTATTCCACATATTATAAACTACGATGAAAATCCAAAGTTGTTTGCTACAATTCAATTACTTTTATCAATACCAGTTGTTTATGTGGGTAGAGATTTTTATATCTCTGGATTTAAAAAATTAAGATCAAAAGCACCAAATATGGATTCTTTAATTGCTATGGGTACTGGGGCAGCCTTTGTCTACAGTCTTTATGGAACTTTAAAAGTTTATGAAGGGGATTTTGGTTTTGTACATAATTTATATTATGAATCTGGTGTAGTTATAATAGCGTTGATTTCTTTAGGAAAATACTTGGAAAATATCAGTAAAGGAAAAACATCAGAAGCTATAAAAAAATTAATGAGTTTACAGAGTAAAAGAGCAAATCTTTTTAGAAATGGAAAAATCGTAACTGTAGATATAGAAGAGGTTGAAGTGGGAGATATTTTACTAATAAAACCAGGGGAATCTATTCCTACAGACGGTGTTGTGGTAGATGGACTTTCAAGTGTGGATGAAGCAATGTTAACTGGAGAAAGTATTCCAGTGAAAAAAATTGAAGGAATGAAATTATATGGAGCTACAATAAATGGAACTGGAAGTTTAAAAATGAAAGTTACTGAAATTGGTGAAAATACAACTTTATCTAGAATAATAAGATTAGTTGAAAATGCTCAAGGATCTAAAGCTCCAATAGCTAGAATGGCTGATATAATATCAAGTTATTTTGTTCCAACTGTTATAGGAATAGCAGTTATAGCAAGTTTAGTATGGTATATAATAGGAACTTTAGGATTAATAACATTAAATGCAACTCCTAGTGTTTTTGCTCTTACAATACTTATCTCTGTTTTAGTTATAGCTTGTCCTTGTTCTTTAGGATTAGCTACACCAACAGCAATAATGGTTGGAACTGGAAGAGGAGCAGAATTGGGAATATTAATAAAGTCTGGAGAAGCTCTAGAAAAAACTTGTAAGGTGGATACAGTTGTATTTGATAAAACAGGAACAATAACAGCAGGTAGACCAACAGTAACAGATATAGTATCTCATAAATTTGAAGATACTGTTATTTTAAAAGTTGTGGGGAGTTTGGAACAAAATTCTGAACATCCTTTAGCAGATGCTATTATGAGAGAAGTTAATTTAAGAAAAGTAGACTTGTACAGCGTTAAAAGCTTTAACTCTATTACAGGTGAGGGAGTAACAGGAACTTTAGAAGATACCCCAGTGGGTGATGTAGAAGTTTTAGTTGGAAATAAAAAATTGATGGATAGATATTCTATTAATATAGAAGAGCACCTAAAAGAAGGAGAAAAGTTATTCGATCAAGGAAAAACCGTTATATATATAGCTGCTAGAGATACGTATTTGGGAATGATAGCTATAGCTGATAAAGTTAGAGAAAGTTCTAAAGATGTTATAACAGAATTAAAAAGTATAGGAATAGATGTTATAATGTTAACTGGAGATAATGAAAGAACAGCTAAAGCTATTGCAAAAGAAGTTGGATTGACAAAAGTTATAGCAGAAGTATCACCAGAGCAAAAATACTCTCAAATTAAAAAACTACAAATTAGTGGGAAAAAAGTGGCTATGGTTGGAGATGGAATAAACGATTCGCCAGCATTAACTCAGGCGGATATAGGAATTGCTGTAGGTGGAGGAGCAGATATAGCTTTAGAAAGTGCAGATATAGTTTTAATGAGTAAAAATATAAAGGATGTACCTAAAGCAATTGAATTAAGTAGAGAAACAATGAAAAATATAAAGCAAAATTTATTCTGGGCGTTTATTTATAATGGGTTAGGAATACCTGTAGCAGCAGGAATTTTATATCCTTTTACAGGACATTTGTTAAATCCAATGATTGCTGGAGCAGCAATGGCAATGAGTTCAGTTTCTGTTGTTTCAAATGCTTTAAGATTAAAATGGTTTAAGTAA
- the disA gene encoding DNA integrity scanning diadenylate cyclase DisA, with product MNNPEFLEILSLLAPGTRLREGIHNVLDGEMGALIVVGLDSEVQKIMDGGFEINCEYTPEKLFELCKMDGAIILDSDITRIHYANVHLQPSMRFATNESGTRHRTAQRVAKQTDKLVIAVSERKKVVTIYKGEMKHRLRNTPDLMGEASQGLNTLERYRFVLDRALGNLTILELDDLVTLYEVTVVLQRFEKVTRIFQEMNTYMTELGIDGRLVKLHLNDLIQDIESEKEDFLRDYWNYSNAPFDMDEITDRLSKLTDDDLKELEKLSAVLDYGKTYSTLGNRVSPKGYRILDKITKLTKRDIEKIVNTYGNLSKIQEASIEELLEIKGISKFKIKAIQTGLKRLKVTVELEK from the coding sequence ATGAATAACCCAGAATTCTTAGAGATTCTTTCTCTTTTGGCTCCAGGGACAAGGTTGAGAGAGGGGATACATAATGTTTTAGACGGTGAAATGGGAGCTTTAATAGTTGTTGGATTAGACTCTGAGGTTCAGAAAATAATGGATGGTGGATTCGAAATTAATTGTGAATACACTCCTGAAAAGTTATTTGAGCTTTGTAAAATGGATGGAGCTATAATTTTGGATTCAGATATAACAAGAATTCATTATGCAAATGTTCATTTACAGCCTAGTATGAGATTTGCAACAAATGAAAGTGGAACAAGACACAGAACTGCTCAAAGAGTAGCAAAACAAACAGATAAACTTGTTATAGCAGTTTCAGAAAGAAAAAAAGTAGTTACAATTTATAAAGGTGAAATGAAACATAGACTTAGAAATACTCCAGACTTAATGGGAGAAGCTTCTCAAGGTTTAAATACATTAGAAAGATACCGTTTTGTTTTAGATAGAGCATTAGGGAATTTAACTATTTTAGAATTAGACGATCTAGTAACACTGTATGAAGTTACAGTTGTACTACAAAGATTTGAAAAAGTTACTAGAATTTTCCAAGAGATGAATACTTATATGACTGAATTAGGTATTGATGGAAGACTTGTAAAATTACATTTAAATGACTTAATTCAAGATATAGAGAGTGAAAAAGAGGATTTTTTAAGAGATTATTGGAATTATTCAAATGCACCTTTTGATATGGATGAAATAACAGATAGATTATCAAAATTAACAGATGATGATTTAAAAGAGCTGGAAAAATTATCGGCAGTACTGGATTACGGAAAAACTTATTCTACTTTAGGAAATAGAGTTAGTCCAAAGGGATATAGAATTCTTGATAAAATAACGAAATTGACAAAAAGAGATATAGAAAAAATAGTAAATACTTATGGAAATTTATCTAAAATTCAAGAAGCTTCAATAGAAGAGCTATTAGAGATAAAAGGAATAAGTAAATTTAAAATAAAGGCGATACAGACTGGACTGAAAAGATTAAAAGTGACTGTAGAACTAGAAAAATAA
- the radA gene encoding DNA repair protein RadA: protein MAKAKSFYICSECGFKTIKWMGKCDGCGEWGTFEEEIEISPIAAKSIKSSTTSLANIQEKVVSFANVQIEKNFRYKTKISEFDRILGGGLVKGEVVLITGNPGIGKSTLLLQTAKEYTEYGDVLYVSGEESPAQIKSRGERLGIYSENLYLMSETDIQSIYEYVITKKPKIVIVDSIQTLYNSEVDSIPGTPTQIRECTLKIIELAKKNEVSFFIVGHITKDGKVAGPKLLEHMVDAVFHFEGEEGLFYRILRSLKNRFGSTNELAVFSMEDTGIHEVKNSSEFFLSERDEKNVGSMVVPVLEGTKVFLLEIQTLLTDCSIGIPKRIVQGFDRNRMQILTAIAEKRMGLNLAMKDLFINIPGGLSINDPAADLGALISIVSLYRNVAISQKIAAIGELGLRGEIRKAFFIDKRLRELEKLGFKGVYVPEANRKEIEKNSYKLKIIYLKNLEEFLERMSKDE, encoded by the coding sequence ATGGCAAAGGCAAAAAGTTTTTATATTTGTAGTGAATGTGGATTTAAAACTATAAAGTGGATGGGTAAATGTGATGGTTGTGGTGAGTGGGGAACTTTTGAAGAAGAGATTGAAATTTCTCCAATTGCAGCAAAGAGTATAAAATCGTCTACTACATCACTAGCTAATATACAAGAAAAAGTAGTATCTTTTGCCAATGTTCAAATAGAAAAGAATTTTAGATATAAAACAAAAATATCAGAGTTTGATAGAATTTTGGGTGGAGGGTTAGTAAAAGGTGAAGTAGTTTTAATAACAGGAAATCCAGGGATTGGAAAGTCAACATTACTTTTACAAACTGCAAAAGAATATACTGAATACGGAGACGTCCTTTATGTTTCTGGAGAAGAGTCACCTGCTCAAATAAAATCTAGAGGAGAACGTTTAGGAATCTATTCAGAAAATTTATATTTAATGTCAGAAACAGATATTCAAAGTATTTATGAGTATGTAATTACAAAAAAGCCTAAAATTGTAATAGTTGATTCTATCCAAACCTTATATAACTCAGAGGTTGATTCAATACCTGGAACACCAACTCAAATAAGAGAGTGTACTTTAAAAATAATAGAATTAGCTAAAAAAAATGAGGTGTCATTTTTTATAGTAGGACATATAACTAAAGATGGAAAAGTGGCTGGACCTAAATTATTAGAACATATGGTAGATGCAGTTTTTCACTTTGAAGGCGAGGAAGGTCTTTTCTATAGAATTCTTCGAAGTTTGAAGAACAGATTTGGTTCAACAAATGAATTGGCAGTATTTAGTATGGAGGATACAGGTATACATGAAGTAAAAAATTCTTCTGAATTTTTCTTAAGTGAAAGAGATGAAAAAAACGTAGGAAGTATGGTTGTACCTGTATTAGAAGGAACAAAAGTTTTTCTTCTAGAGATTCAAACTTTACTTACAGATTGTAGTATAGGAATCCCTAAAAGAATCGTTCAAGGATTTGATAGAAATAGAATGCAAATTTTAACAGCTATTGCTGAAAAAAGAATGGGACTAAATTTAGCAATGAAAGATCTTTTTATAAATATCCCAGGAGGACTTTCTATAAATGATCCAGCTGCAGATTTAGGAGCTTTGATATCAATTGTTTCCCTATATAGAAATGTTGCTATAAGCCAAAAAATAGCAGCTATTGGAGAGCTAGGATTAAGGGGAGAGATAAGAAAAGCATTTTTTATAGATAAAAGGCTTAGAGAGTTAGAAAAGCTAGGGTTTAAAGGGGTTTATGTACCTGAAGCTAACAGAAAAGAGATAGAAAAAAATAGCTATAAATTAAAAATAATATATTTGAAAAATTTAGAAGAATTTTTAGAGAGGATGAGTAAAGATGAATAA
- the coaD gene encoding pantetheine-phosphate adenylyltransferase, with translation MKLALYSGTFDPITKGHKEIIERASRMCDKLIVAVLNNSSKKTLFSLKERKEMVEEALKNIDNIEVIEHSGLLADYMREIDCKYIIRGLRAVIDYEYELSLAYGNYDISNGEIETVFIPASKKYLYVSSSIVRELALYNGKLDDYLDEFVIEKIKSRVKE, from the coding sequence ATGAAATTAGCTTTATATTCAGGGACATTTGATCCGATAACAAAAGGCCATAAGGAGATAATAGAAAGAGCAAGTAGAATGTGTGATAAATTAATTGTTGCAGTATTAAATAATAGCTCTAAAAAAACCTTATTCTCTTTAAAAGAACGAAAAGAAATGGTTGAAGAAGCATTAAAAAATATAGATAATATAGAGGTAATTGAACACAGTGGTCTTTTAGCAGATTATATGAGAGAAATAGATTGTAAGTATATTATAAGAGGATTAAGAGCTGTTATAGATTATGAATATGAACTTTCATTAGCATATGGAAATTATGATATATCAAATGGAGAGATTGAAACGGTATTTATTCCAGCTTCTAAAAAATATCTATATGTTAGTTCTTCAATTGTTAGAGAGTTAGCATTATATAATGGAAAACTAGATGATTATTTAGATGAATTTGTAATAGAAAAGATAAAGTCGAGGGTTAAGGAGTAA
- a CDS encoding Rne/Rng family ribonuclease, translating into MNQIIINTNRFKTRAAVLENGRVMEVHIEREGEGTLNGNIYKGKVANVLPGMESAFVNIGLEKNGFLYVKDLRDFEEKYLTGIVNSEKPIEDLLRVGDEVVVQVLSDPRGSKGARVTTHYTIPGKFLVLMPNNNHIAISKKIKSEEERERLEQLFSEIVPEGMGVIIRTAAEGKTIYHFEKELQYLIKKWEEIEIKMKGAKTGDLLYKDNGIVSKVLRDIIGNDIDEIIVDNEDVYWEIIDYIRAFTEGNPKIKIKLYTEKEEIFEKYGIQKEIENSLEVSTMLECGGSIVIEKTEALVSIDVNTGKNIGSMNLEETVVKTNIEAAEEIARQLRIRNLSGIIIIDFIDMKVEEDKQKVLKVLEENLAKDRVKTNIIHFTDLGLVEMTRKRLGKPLSYYFQDECPVCKGTGKIKGSRAIVESIIKELKEVIEEKDIKNIKILTKASVKEKIDEIYLDFIKELLKKYGKTIEVTTKNRDLLKDYEIVLES; encoded by the coding sequence ATGAACCAAATAATAATAAACACCAATAGATTTAAAACAAGAGCGGCTGTTTTAGAAAATGGTAGAGTTATGGAAGTTCATATTGAAAGAGAAGGAGAGGGAACATTAAACGGAAATATATATAAAGGTAAAGTAGCTAATGTTCTTCCAGGAATGGAATCGGCTTTTGTCAATATAGGACTAGAGAAAAATGGATTTTTATATGTTAAGGATTTGAGGGATTTTGAAGAGAAATATTTGACGGGAATTGTCAACAGTGAAAAGCCTATAGAGGATTTGTTAAGAGTGGGAGATGAAGTTGTTGTTCAAGTTTTAAGCGATCCTAGAGGTAGTAAAGGAGCAAGAGTTACAACTCACTATACTATACCTGGGAAATTTTTAGTTTTAATGCCTAATAATAATCATATTGCAATTTCTAAAAAAATAAAAAGTGAAGAAGAAAGAGAACGTTTAGAACAGCTTTTTTCAGAAATTGTTCCAGAAGGCATGGGAGTTATTATTAGAACTGCCGCTGAAGGAAAAACTATTTACCATTTTGAAAAAGAGCTACAGTACTTAATAAAAAAATGGGAAGAAATAGAAATAAAAATGAAGGGTGCTAAAACTGGAGATCTTCTTTATAAAGATAATGGAATAGTAAGTAAAGTTTTAAGAGATATAATAGGCAACGATATTGACGAAATTATAGTGGACAATGAAGATGTCTATTGGGAAATTATCGACTATATTAGAGCTTTTACAGAAGGAAATCCAAAAATAAAAATAAAACTTTATACAGAAAAAGAGGAGATTTTTGAAAAATATGGTATTCAAAAAGAGATAGAAAATTCTTTGGAAGTATCTACAATGTTAGAGTGTGGAGGATCTATTGTAATTGAAAAAACAGAAGCCCTTGTAAGTATAGATGTAAATACAGGTAAAAATATAGGAAGTATGAACCTTGAAGAAACAGTTGTTAAAACTAATATAGAAGCAGCTGAAGAAATTGCTAGGCAACTACGTATAAGAAATTTAAGTGGTATAATAATAATAGACTTTATTGATATGAAAGTTGAAGAAGATAAACAAAAAGTATTAAAAGTTTTAGAAGAAAATCTGGCAAAAGATAGAGTAAAAACAAATATAATTCATTTTACAGATTTAGGCTTGGTAGAGATGACTAGAAAAAGATTGGGAAAACCATTAAGTTATTATTTCCAAGATGAATGCCCTGTGTGTAAAGGAACTGGAAAAATAAAGGGTAGTAGAGCAATAGTTGAAAGTATTATAAAGGAACTAAAAGAAGTAATTGAAGAAAAAGATATAAAAAATATAAAAATTTTGACAAAAGCTTCAGTGAAAGAAAAAATTGATGAAATTTATTTAGACTTTATAAAAGAACTTTTAAAAAAATATGGAAAAACAATAGAAGTGACAACTAAAAATAGAGATTTATTAAAAGATTATGAAATAGTATTGGAAAGTTAG
- a CDS encoding elongator complex protein 3, producing MKHYNIPIFISHFGCPNDCVFCNQKKINGRETDVTTEDIKNIIETYLKTLPKKSKKEVAFFGGTFTGISIKLQEEYLSVVYEYIKNGLIDGIRLSTRPDYIDDEIVKMLKKYGVTTVELGVQSLDEQVLLKTHRFYPIEKVYTASKLIKEAGIELGIQLMIGLPGSTDESDYLSALKTVEINPDIARIYPTLIIKETEMADMFKKGSYIPLTIEEAVKRCKKIYSLLDYNEINIIRVGLQPTEELNDSENVLGGPFHPAFRELVVGEIYYDFLKKIYEDEKKIEVEINEKNVSKVVGINKINREKFGKNLKIKIDNTLSLNAIKVNDKMYSWKQVLRGEEDEPNNNKHQ from the coding sequence ATGAAACACTATAACATTCCAATCTTTATTAGTCACTTTGGATGTCCTAATGATTGTGTTTTCTGTAATCAGAAAAAAATAAATGGTAGAGAGACAGATGTAACCACAGAGGATATTAAAAATATAATTGAAACATACTTAAAAACTCTTCCAAAAAAATCCAAGAAAGAGGTGGCTTTTTTTGGTGGAACTTTTACAGGAATTTCTATAAAATTACAAGAAGAATACTTATCAGTAGTTTATGAATATATAAAAAATGGTTTAATTGATGGAATAAGATTATCAACAAGACCAGATTACATAGACGATGAAATAGTTAAAATGCTAAAAAAATATGGAGTGACAACTGTAGAATTAGGAGTACAATCTTTAGATGAGCAAGTACTTTTAAAAACACATAGATTTTATCCAATAGAAAAAGTTTATACAGCATCAAAACTTATTAAAGAGGCTGGAATAGAGTTAGGAATACAGTTAATGATTGGTTTGCCAGGGTCAACGGATGAAAGTGACTATTTAAGTGCTTTAAAAACTGTAGAAATAAATCCAGATATAGCAAGAATATATCCTACTTTAATAATAAAAGAAACGGAAATGGCAGATATGTTTAAAAAAGGAAGTTACATTCCTTTAACTATAGAAGAAGCTGTAAAAAGATGTAAAAAAATATATTCACTTTTAGATTATAATGAAATAAATATAATAAGAGTTGGATTACAACCAACAGAAGAATTAAATGATAGTGAAAATGTATTGGGGGGACCTTTCCATCCAGCTTTTAGAGAGCTAGTGGTTGGAGAGATATATTATGATTTTCTGAAAAAAATATATGAAGATGAGAAAAAAATAGAGGTAGAAATCAATGAAAAGAATGTTTCCAAAGTTGTAGGTATAAACAAAATTAACAGAGAAAAATTTGGTAAAAATTTAAAAATAAAAATAGATAATACATTAAGTTTAAATGCAATAAAGGTAAATGATAAAATGTACTCATGGAAACAGGTTCTTAGGGGAGAGGAAGATGAACCAAATAATAATAAACACCAATAG
- the rnc gene encoding ribonuclease III, whose protein sequence is MKRSYLELEDKIGYTFKNKELLKNALIHRSFGNEHAKYRKLNNERLELLGDAVLDLIVTEYLYKSYPNALEGDLAKLKAMVVSEPVLAKISKNLNFGQYLMLSKGEELTGGRERNSILGDVFEAILGAIYLDSDFTTAKDVAMNYLKYSIEHINENEDILDFKTILQEYSQKEYKIIPTYQVVSEVGPDHLKVFEVIAIIKDDLKGYGKGKNKKSAEQSAAKDICKKLGVKLYETL, encoded by the coding sequence GTGAAAAGATCATATCTAGAATTAGAAGATAAAATAGGTTATACCTTTAAAAATAAGGAACTATTAAAAAATGCACTTATCCATAGATCTTTTGGAAATGAACACGCTAAATATAGAAAATTAAATAATGAGAGACTAGAACTGCTGGGAGATGCAGTTCTAGATCTTATTGTAACAGAGTATTTATATAAAAGTTATCCAAATGCTCTAGAGGGAGATTTAGCAAAACTAAAAGCTATGGTAGTAAGTGAACCAGTACTTGCAAAAATATCGAAAAATTTAAATTTTGGACAATATTTAATGTTAAGTAAAGGGGAAGAGTTAACAGGTGGAAGAGAAAGAAATTCTATCTTAGGAGACGTATTTGAAGCAATCTTAGGAGCGATATATTTAGATTCAGATTTTACAACAGCTAAAGATGTTGCTATGAATTATTTAAAGTATTCAATAGAGCATATAAATGAAAATGAAGATATTCTTGATTTTAAAACAATATTACAAGAATATAGCCAAAAAGAATATAAAATAATACCAACATATCAAGTAGTAAGTGAAGTAGGGCCTGACCACTTAAAAGTATTTGAAGTTATTGCAATTATAAAAGATGATTTAAAAGGATATGGAAAAGGAAAAAATAAGAAAAGTGCAGAACAATCAGCAGCTAAAGATATCTGCAAAAAACTAGGAGTTAAACTTTATGAAACACTATAA
- the fabF gene encoding beta-ketoacyl-ACP synthase II: MRRVVVTGVGLITSLGTGTEKSWEAIKAGKCGIKEIESFDTTDSAVKIAGEVTDFDPTEFGIEKKEVKKLARNTQFAIAATKMALEDSGLVIDEKNATKVGTIVSSGIGGIEIFEEQYGTMLEKGTRRISPFTIPAMINNMASGNVGIYFGAKGPNKAVVTACAAGTHSIGDSYEMIKSGRTDAMITGGTEACITKFAINAFANMKALSTRNDAPEKASRPFTADRDGFVMGEGAGVLILEELESAKARGAKIYAEVVGYGETCDAYHITSPAEGGEGAVRAFVMAMEEGNIKPEEVGYINAHGTSTPANDRNETAAIKGAFGDAAYTMNVSSTKGATGHGLGAAGGIEGVILALSIAEGVIPPTINLDNPDPALDLNYTPNEMVKREIEVGMSSSLGFGGHNAVIAMRKYK, translated from the coding sequence ATGAGAAGAGTAGTTGTAACAGGAGTTGGGTTAATAACTTCACTGGGAACTGGGACGGAAAAATCTTGGGAGGCTATAAAAGCTGGAAAGTGCGGAATAAAAGAGATTGAATCTTTTGATACAACAGATAGCGCTGTTAAAATAGCAGGAGAAGTTACTGACTTTGATCCAACTGAGTTTGGAATAGAAAAGAAAGAAGTAAAAAAATTAGCTAGAAATACACAATTTGCAATTGCCGCTACAAAGATGGCATTAGAAGATTCAGGTCTTGTTATAGATGAAAAAAATGCAACTAAAGTTGGAACAATAGTATCTTCAGGAATTGGTGGAATTGAGATTTTTGAAGAGCAATATGGAACAATGTTAGAAAAAGGAACTAGAAGAATATCTCCATTTACAATCCCAGCTATGATAAATAATATGGCATCAGGAAATGTAGGAATTTATTTTGGAGCAAAAGGTCCAAATAAAGCAGTTGTAACAGCTTGTGCTGCAGGAACACATTCAATTGGAGATTCTTATGAAATGATAAAATCTGGAAGAACAGATGCTATGATTACAGGTGGAACAGAAGCTTGTATTACAAAATTTGCAATAAATGCATTTGCTAATATGAAAGCGCTATCAACTAGAAATGATGCTCCAGAGAAAGCATCAAGACCATTTACAGCTGATAGAGACGGATTTGTAATGGGAGAAGGAGCAGGAGTTTTAATTCTTGAAGAATTAGAATCAGCAAAGGCTAGAGGAGCAAAAATATACGCTGAGGTAGTAGGGTATGGTGAAACTTGTGATGCTTACCATATAACATCACCAGCTGAAGGTGGAGAAGGAGCTGTTAGAGCTTTTGTAATGGCAATGGAAGAGGGAAATATTAAACCTGAAGAAGTTGGATATATCAATGCTCACGGAACATCTACACCAGCTAATGATAGAAATGAAACAGCAGCTATAAAAGGAGCTTTTGGAGATGCAGCTTATACGATGAATGTTTCTTCTACAAAAGGAGCAACAGGACATGGATTAGGTGCAGCAGGAGGAATCGAAGGAGTAATCTTAGCTTTATCAATTGCAGAGGGAGTAATACCACCTACAATTAACTTAGATAATCCAGATCCAGCTTTAGATTTAAACTACACTCCAAATGAAATGGTAAAAAGAGAGATTGAAGTTGGAATGTCAAGTTCATTAGGATTTGGTGGACATAATGCTGTAATCGCAATGAGAAAATATAAATAG
- the acpP gene encoding acyl carrier protein, with amino-acid sequence MLDKIREIVVEQLGVDADQVTLEANFVEDLGADSLDTVELIMAFEEEFDVEIPDTDAEKIKTVQDVVNYIEANK; translated from the coding sequence ATGTTAGATAAAATAAGAGAAATAGTTGTTGAGCAATTAGGAGTAGACGCTGATCAAGTTACTTTAGAGGCGAACTTCGTAGAGGATTTAGGAGCGGATTCATTAGATACAGTTGAGTTAATAATGGCTTTTGAAGAAGAGTTTGACGTAGAGATTCCTGATACAGATGCAGAGAAAATCAAAACTGTACAAGACGTAGTAAACTACATTGAGGCAAATAAGTAA